CCTTGTTTACGAGCTGAGGAATGCACATGCATGTGTCGTGGTATTATACAGTTACACCCTAAGCGTAAAAACACAATGAGATGTTCTGAATTCTTTGTCAACAAATATGTGAACGTGTGTTATGTAAAAAGATAATAACAGTTGTATTTTCTAACAACACAGGGTTCATTATCAAAATAGAGCGAGAAAAAAATCTTGTTCCCCAACATTTGATTTTATGTCCACTCACTATTTCAGGACGAGAAATACTGGCAGCGGAGGAATAAGAACAACATTGCAGCCAAACGTTCACGAGATGCCAGGCGCCTAAAAGAGAATCAGATCACAGTACGAGCAGCCTTTCTGGAGCGAGAGAACTCTGCTTTGAGACAGGAAGTGGCAGAGTTGCGCAAGGACTTTGGGCGCTGCAAGAACGTTGTGGCACGCTATGAAGCCAAATACGGACCGCTGTAAGGGACAAATGTGCACGCATATAAACATAATCAAAACAGCCCCACTCAGAGTTAAAACACAGCAACTCTTATGAAGTAGTACTGTAAATAATGTGGTGATTAACAaccttttctgttctttttcaaGTGCACCGGCTGAAGACTTCTAaacaattattgatttatttgcatttatgaaaggcaataaattaataatggtGTGGAATGAAGAGGAGAAAACAGGAGATGAATGAATATATGATTCAAACTGTACAGCTGAGAGATATTCATGTTCTTAAAAAATCCTGTCAACCACTATTATCAACATATCCCCTTCATTTTAATCTTACTTCAGTTTAAAAGCACACTCGTCTATCTCCAATagtcttttttttgtaatgcaccAAGGTTAAAGAGGTCTTCCCTCTCTTGTTCTTGTTTTATGACAAGTTTTATAATATCaaagtagttttagttttttttttaaagcacactctttattttttatgatttaatggtATTGACTTCAATATACTTTCTTATATATACCTTTAGCATGTTTATCTTCGACTACTctgaaaaattacattaattctaAGAATTCCTTTGGCAAATTTGGTACAGGGTACCAAGTGGTGCATTTTGCCTGCAAAAGTAGAAACAAGATGCCATTATTGAAATTCGGGGAGAATGTATCACATTAATAATGTATCATTACAGAAAACGgttaaaatggaaacaaaactGTTAGCAAGAATTGTAAATTTATCATGTTTTGTGCTGCAAAATACATAGTTTTTTGTCTTACTGTCAGCAAGTGCTGGAATTATGTGCTCTGTATATCTGcgaaacttaaaaaatatttagatttggtTTAGTGTCTTTCATAATAACTGAGTAGATCCTCTAAAATCCTACCTTGTTTACTTCATCATGGTCATTTGCCCTTTATGGGACTCGTGGAGGTCAGTTTATGTACAGAAATAACACTGACTGTTCTTGTATCTGCTTAGAACTTAGAAAAACAAATGAAGTGCTGTtattgtttttcatatgtatcatatgatgtatattttttcagataacttcaaatattttacaaaaaatggcTTTGCAGTGTGAACCACACCATTCATAGCTCACACTCAATATGAATCCGTGACTTCAGCAGAGCGCCTGTTTATGAAGGCTGCCTAGTGTTACATATCAGAAAAACACAGAACCACTCCAAATAaatcatttgcatatttgtggTCTGTAGGCGCTTTTTAAAAGTGTGCCTactgtttgtcatttctccttGAGCTTTCTTTCTGATGAACTAGAAGAAAACTCAGTTGCATGAGTTTGAGATGCCAATTTTGTTGCAGTAAGAAATCTTTGTTTTGTcagatttgaatgtttttcaaattgTCACTGTTCTTTTGGGAGGAATGAATTCTCTTTGTAAGTCTTATAAACGTTTTTATTTTCTGACTTGTAGATGTTGTCTCTGCGTCTTGTCAGATGTTTTGTGTTGTACATAttattaaagaatttaaaaatgtgccTTGCTTGCATGTCTTGCATTTCTAACAATATGTAACagtgtatttgatcaaaaaatgcctCAGAGAATTATGACTAACTGAATCTCAAATTTCAGATGAGAGGAGCGTTGTGTAACagacatgccaaaaaaaaaaaaaaaagggtggagCTAAAGAAGGCAGTGCAATATGCAGATATACTAAACTGAACCAAAAAGTCTGAAAAAGAATGCTGCCATTCATGGTGGTTTTCTTAAGAAGTGatcacatttcatttaagattacCAAAGATTTATTGAATTACAATTCCCAAAAGATTTTGACCAGTATATGCCTAGAAAGCTCAAATCACATATCACAGATTCCTTTACTTAAATGGGCCAAGGCACACATTTAGAAGCAAATCAAGGCAAATGCAagctaaaaaaagttttattcaatatatacatatgttgGAGCTGGTTTATGTTGATGCATATTAATTTGACGATTGATCAATATTGGATTTTGTTGATACGATAATGTGTTTAAAGAAAGGCAGTAAGAAGATTGTGTTTATACTGGTAAAATCTATATTTAGAATGTCTTTCCTTCCTGTGACATTGTGTTCCTGAGAGAAGCCACAAGAGCTACATCAAATTAAATACCGGATATAGTTTGTGTAACCAAAAGACCAATAATACCCAGAACAATGTGATGCATAATGCtggacttttaattataaataagccCAGGTCTCTCATCTTGAAATGTCTATAATACTTCCAGCTGCTAAGTCCAAAAGTTGATAGAGATAAAATATTCATTCTTACAAGCatctaatcattaaaaaaatgtaaaggttGTCAATAGCCAGGTAAATACTAAAAGCCTGCAGGTTATAAGTATGTAATATTATGagtatcaaaataaaacagaacagcaTAATCAACATCACAGCATTAAAAAGTTTATTGTAACAACATGATAACAAAATGGAAAACTCTTGCATGGAAAAACTGTGGCAAAGGAAATCCCTTCATTTCTTCACCTCTTCTTGAAgccatatttttttctctcatagaaaAGGTCAGTCTTCGAGCTGCCGAGGTTCACAATCTTGGGGCAGCCATCCCTCTGTGTATCAATGAAACAGACAATTCATCAGAAACTTAACATAGTACAGTCggggccaaaagttttgagaattacataaatattagttttcaaaaagtttgctgctaaactgcttttagatctttgtttcagttgtttctgtgatgtactgaaatataattacaagcacttcatacgtttcaaaggcttttatcgacaattacatgacatttatgcaaagagtcagtatttgcagtgttggcccttctttttcaggacccctgcaattcgactgggcatgctctcaatcaacttctgggccaaatcctgaccgATAGCAACCCaatctttcataataacttcttggagtttgtcagaattagtgtgtttttgtttgtcacccgcctcttgaggattgaccacaagttctcaatgggattaagatctgggagAGTTTCCAGGctatggacccaaaatttcaacattctggtccccgagccacttagttatcacttttgccttatggcacggtgctccatcgtgctggaaaatgcattgttcttcaccaaactgttgttgggttgttggaagaagttgctgttggagggtgttttggtaccattctttattcatggctgtgtttttgggcagaattgtgagtgagcccactgccttggatgagaagcaaccccacacatgaatggtgtcaggatgctttactgttggcatgacacaggacacAGGacagcgctcaccttttcttctccggacaagcctttttccagatgccccaaacaatcggaaaggggcttcatcggagaatatgactttgccccagtcctcagcagtccattcactatactttctggagaagatcaatctgtccctgatgtttttttgggagagaagtggcttctttgctgccccttcttgacaccaggccatcttccaaaagtcttggcctcactgtgcgtgcagatgcactcacacctgcctgctgccattcctgagcaagctctgcactggtggcactccgatcccgcagctgaatcctctttaggagacgatcctggcgcttgctggactttcttggacgccctgaagccttctttacaagaattgaacctctttccttgaagttcttgatgaacctataaattgttgatttaggtccaatcttagtagccacaatattctttcctgtgaagccatttttatgcaacgcaatgatggctgcacgcgtttctttgcaggtcaccatggttaacaatggaagaacaatgatttcaagcatcaccctccttttaacatgtcaagtctgccattctaacccaatcagcctgacataatgatctccagccttgtgctcgtcaacattctcacctgagttaacaagatgattactgaaatgatctcagcaggtcctttaatgacagcaatgaattgcagtggaaaggtttttttgggattaagttaattttcatggcaaagaaggactatgcaattcatctgatcactcttcataacattctggagtatatgcaaattgctattataaaaacttaagcagcaacttttccaatttccaatatttatgtaattctcaaaacttttggccacaactgtagaAAGCATGCTtgtaaaaacacaattacatttgaCGTTTCATTCAACATGAAATTACACAGCAACCCAAGTAGtgaaaaaggaaaatacagtTACACATCACTGATACTGAGCAATGTAAGCTTATCATCAGCCAGTCAAAGAATACTCTAGCAGAGCCAAATGTAGAGCAGATTGACTCACATCTTTCTCCTGGATGGTGCACTCTTTGCAGTAGTAGGCATCAGATACTCCAGGACCTCCACAAATGACACAGCGCCCTTGGTAAGACCCATAGTTGCATTCGTCACAAATACGAACTAGTGTACAAGGCCTGACATAAGAGTCACAGATAACGCATTTGCCATCaccttgaaaataaaattaacacatttGTTGAGTTAAAGAGCGCAACAACAAAGAAGAACCTCTCTCCAAGCTTCAAACCAGTAAAgttaaaaacttacatttttcacATAGTCTTCCAATGGCTGCAACGAAAAGAAAGATCAAATTAGATTCAACGTATCAAACTGAAACATTGCAAATGAACAAAAcagcaaaaggtttttttttttaaacgctcgCGATACTGTCCTCCAACTGCTGAGGCGCTGTAAACAAACGACCAAGCACGTTTCCATCTGCTGCTACAATACCAGcttcttctcaaaataaatatatggttAAGCTGTTAGCTGTAACCTAAACCATAAATTAATCTCctccaattttatttttaatttgactaTTCATTCATCTGATTAGAGCTAGCAAACATTCTCACTGTATTGTTAGCTATAAATGTGTTCGTTAAACAGGTATATTAAATAGGTATTAAACTCTAAATCTAACGTAGATCTAATAAACAGAAACCTTACCAACTCCAGCCTGTTTTCTGCAAAAAATCAAATCTGGGTGATGTTTGGCCATTATAAAAGCACGAACGCAGACGGCTCTCCACACACTAACGGCGACGCAGCGATGACCTCCGAACTTCCTCCTTCTGATGTTTTGGATTGAAGGCTCCGCGACGTCTTACTGCCACCTACCGGACGCAATAAAACATGACCATAAGTtacaaaacttacatttttagagtagaggttttttttaaaggcaagTATGTATGTATTAGACCAAATGTGTACTTCTAAAGATATCAGACATGTGTTTCATGGCGAAATCTTATCCAAACATGGCCAATAAAATTGCATTCTCAATAATATAAACCGGGAAAGGTCTGGAAACCCTATAATATATTTTCCTTCTAGGCTTTTGTACAGCTTGTACAGTATGGTTACATTTTATAGGAAAGggagagctaaataaacttatcactgcatctaaaccaacaacatgtttattagatcctgtactcactaaattactgaaagagttgttacctgtagcagaagaaccacttctcaatattattaactcgtcgttatctttaggttcacgtcccaaaaccattcaagctggcggttattaagcctcttattaagaaaccacaactagtgaactggcaaattacagacccatttcaaatcttccatttatgtcaaaaaaatttgaaaaagttgtgtctgctcaattgtgctccttcctgaaAAAAAGATCTTTATGAAGaatcgggtttcaggccccaccatagcacagaaactgcacttgttaaaattacaaatgacttgcttcttgcgttagaccaaggctgcatctcattgctagttttactgcTGTGTTACTTTGCTGTgttcaacaccatagatcatgacatactcatagatcgattacaaaactatacaggtatttaaGGGCAGACtttagatggtttagatcctacctgccCGACCggtaccactttgtttatttaaatggggagtcatctcatttataaccagtaaaatatggagtgccacaaggatctgtcctaggtcctctgctattttcaatatgcatgttgccccttggtaatattattagaaaataccggattagtttccactgttatgctgatgatactcaactatatatcttaacgagaccagatgaaacttctaaattatctaagctaacagagtgtgttaaatatgtaaaagattggatgaccaataattttctcctattaaattcggatatgACAGAGaaattacttattggaccaaaaaacattacacagaatctcgtagattacaatttgcaattagatggatgtactgttattccctctactgtcaaaaatctgggtgttatataagacagtaatttgtcttttgaaaatcatatttcccatgttacaaaaacagcattcttccatcttagaaacattgccaagctacgaaacatgttacctgttcctgatgcagaaaagctagttcatgcattcatgacctctagattattgtaatgcacttctaggtggttgtcctgcatcatcaataacaagctacaggtagtccaaaatgcagcggctagagtccttaccaggtcaagaaaatatgatcatattactccaattttacagtctctgcactggctacctattaagttctgtatcagttacaaaatattattacttacttataaggcccttaatggtttagttcctgtgtacctaactagtcttctaccatgctacaatccatcacgctccctaaggtcacaaaacgctggacttttggtagtacctaggatagcaaatccactaaaggaggtagagctttttcgaatttggctcccaaactctggaatagccttcctgataacgtttgGGGTTCAGGCACACTCtctttgtttaaatctagattaaagacacacctctttggccaagcattcaaataatgcatctcataatcttagACTGCAGTtatttctgatcaaatgtgcattattattctttagcttgggttaaacaaattaattttacttggttggaacatcAGCTACGCtgattatgtctctatttgtttctctgtaactaggatttacacaagctccagtctggatccagaacacctgagaagagatgatgtcaacccctcagaggacctcagatgatgctaacccagagacaacatacagaactaccacattttgctataagtttcaTTGCACTCACGTTGCGCTAAGTTTTAAtgttctgtttgtttacgtcttttattgatttttttttaacatttctgccgtgtgcacataaactgacagtcaccactgataagctactaaatattgtagaaacttaattttctgtaaagttgctttgcaatgatttgtatcataaaaatgaaaacttgaattgaattgaattttacagtaaggttccattcGTTAAGCCAAAGTTGTGCATTGTTAATTTATTGtccaaaaagtaatattaatggatataactttttattgtaaaaatgtatctgtaaatgttgaaattaaaattaataaatattttagatgtattttcATTACTTTCTCATGTTAAGTACGTTAAGCTTCGCgttgtgcatttaaaatccttatCCCGCTTATTCCGTGGTCTTTGACAAGTTAAAACAAGCATTGCTCGTAGCGGCGCATTTGACCGAATGGGTAAAAATGACACCAAGATCAAGATTTCCTgacaaacatttcaaaagttataTCCGTTATTAGGATCGTGACCTGTAGATGGCACTGTTCCCAAATTTGGCTCAGATCATCGATGAACTACCGAGTTTTGTTCATATGAATCAAAGTAGCCTACTGCTGAGATATAACTTCTCATCTAATTTTGGGTCAATATGGTTAAATTCACATTATCATACAAAAATAAGTATCACAATTCTGTTAAATTTTGGACAAAATTGGGCAAGATTTACAAATCTTTTGAAAATGATAAATCATTCAAATCAGCATAATGATGGAATGTaataacacagagaaaaaaattctggacaatgttttcaaagtgtttgttgaaaaaaaaaaaataataataataataataattcaaacttCTCAGGTACCTTCAGGACATGTTCTCAGTGAACCCTACCAAACTGTGCTGATATGTCCAGTTGTTTAAGAGCTATTTTAAAGGTAGTCAGAGGAATCCAGACATAAATCTGAGTTCTGCTGATACACAGCCTCTGATCcaaattttggtcaatattgttaAGTTTGCATCATCATAACTTTTGATGATCAATATCAACATtgtgttcagtcatttctgtgctCTGTCCAGTGATCATCTGTTCCAGTTTTGGTAATAACTGGACAATCTTATAAGAAGGAGGGGCGGAAAGTGCTGATTATTTAATGGGCAGAGTCTTAACCTAAGATCTGGATTGTGATCACCATGAGGAAAGTAATTTGGTGCACTAGTGAACCTCTTTTCTCCAGGAAAAAGTGTCTAAAGTGATATCCATTTGAAAAGTGAGTTTTTGGCTTTGTGGTGGCTCTGTGGGGGGTATTGTAGAGATCAGATTACTAATCAGGACCACCTGCATCAGTGTACCAGTTTTATTCATTTCCATGTATGGTTTATAGAGCTGCCACAGACTGCCAGTGACGAGGAAGAATAATTAGAAAACCAATAGATACAAcaccttcagtgcttggccccttaaaacaaaacagcagaaggtcaaaaaatatataatgacaatACTGCCTTCCAATTACAGAGGACACCAAGCGTGTTTCCATCTGGTGCTATAAAACTTCACCAGGTTTTTCTCAGAGTAAATCTGTTTAACTAATGAGGACTATGAATCTGTTTGTTAAACAAATGTATCAAATAGGTATAGATTTAGAGATTAATACATAATAGATAGAAAGTCTTACCAACTCCAGCCTGCGTCTTTCAAAAAATCAAATCTGGTTGATGTTTTGCCATTATTATAAAAGAACGAACGCAGCCAGTTAGTGAGACTGGGGCAAATTCCAAACAAACATCCCAGTCATAAAGAAGTCATGCATGTCATAAAGAAGACGTTTGTAAAATAATTGGCAAAGGGAGCAGTCAAAGACAATGTCATTTTCATAGATATAATACATAGGCCTACCTAGGCCTAACTATTAGCCTAGTTGAAAcacttgtataattttttttaggatagacgattaaataaataaataaataaataaataaatagatagataaataattatgttaacaaatggacactaatattatgaatttatgtttaacgttatatttttaatacttttaaataaatgtataacgtATAAAGACTATGTTGTCTGCTATTGTATTGCTTTTATGgttatgttaaataaacaaacaagttggcacataaaaataaatttagaaatgttCGTGTAATTTTAGACAAGGTCCTAAAAGCAAGAGATGAACACCTGGACTATATATTACTAGAACTGACCACTAATGTTATTCTCCCTGTCTGTTgacatattttgtgttaaaaaatactgaggaaaaaaatgaacatctTAAATTGCTGGTCTTTCAAAACTAGACACAATTAGATCCAAATATTTCAACATCCTTCCAAGACAATGAGATCTTTTATACCCGCACGTCATCTTCTAGCGTCACATCTTTGTCAGTGAACAAAATGGCAACCTACTGCTTAACCGTCGCCCGGCTTCAGGTACGTGAAAACTTACTTTTTATATTGCCAGCACGCATGGTTTGCATTTGCTAATTCGTTAATTAATGCCTTTAATTGATGCGCTTGACAGACAGAGGTGCATAGATGGAGTGAACTGATTGTTTTCGTGCTGAATCTGCACACGAAGTGTTCATAGGTCATTGTGGCCAAGGATGTCATAGCCGCTGCGTATAATCTTTATTTCTAGCTGTTTAATACAAGACAGCCAAAGCACGAAACCAGACATACTTACAGCAGTTTTATCGATTCAGCTGTTGTGCATTTTTCGTGTCTGGCTGTTTGTTTGTAGTCGCAAGGTGAACACAAGGTTAAAACAGCGCGGAGAGGATAACGGCGCAGGCGATGCAGATTAACAACACGACAACGCGctatataaaacaaatgttaatattttagctATGTCgcgttattatatttatttcataattatcgTAGTAGCTTCACACCTGAGGTTTGATCATATTGAGCAAAATGAGCAACTGTGATTACACATTATGAAAAACACTTGTAATCCGCATTGATgtcttatatatacacacacacacacacacacacgagtttAAAAGACATATAAGCAGTACAAACAATTCAGGAGATAATCTGATGCTATCATAGTTTTATTAAGGCATCACAGGAATGACAATATCTTGGTCAGGATTGACTAACGTTGTTTAATTGCTTTGTATATCATCAActcaaatgtatttaaagaacTCTGATAATATACTCTCACatggaaactgaaaatattaGGGAACTTCACAACTAATTTCCAGACTTGAAGGGATGGGGATCTCCCCAGAAGTCGTAATCAGTGCAACTAATAATAAGCAatgtctatttaaaataataataataatggatgtTGGGTCAAATGTACTGGGACCCTGTTTGTGATAGTTGTTTACTATGTGATTTCCCAGTTTGTGTTCCAAGTCTTTGTGTAATGATTCCCTGTTGGTTTATTTCAGCTCGCTCTGGGTCAGGGAGCCCGGCGCTTTCATGTGGCGGCAGCTCTCAACGCAAAGGCCAAAGTGTCCATGAGCCGCTTTGAGCCAAACTCTTACATCAACTATGACATGCTTCGCTCAAATATTGACATTGTGCGCAAAAGGTCAGATGGCATTACAGTATTTTACACTCAATATTATTTGCTTCTGCCCTCCTTATCTTTTATAGGGGGACTGTTTTATTCTTACAGACAAAATATACTCGTAACTTTTTTTCTGGCGCttggttagtttttaaaaatgtatggctTGTGAGTTTTTCCCAAGTGTTAACATGTGAAATCACATCCTACAGACTCAATCGGCCACTCACTCTGTCAGAAAAGATTGTCTATGGCCATCTGGATGACCCGGCTGGACAGGAAATTGTTCGAGGACGAACATATTTGCGCCTGCGACCCGATCGAGTTGCTATGCAGGATGCAACAGCACAGATGGCCATGCTGCAGTTCATCAGCAGTGGACTCCCAAAAGTGGCAGTGCCGTCCACCATCCACTGTGACCATCTTATTGAGGCCCAGATCGGAGGAGCCCAGGATCTACAGAGGGCAAAGGTGAACAATGCTGTATAGTGATGCTAAAAGGATAATACAATGTGTATGTGATTGCTCTGGATATGTGTCATTATGCTCAAATTTAACTTAAAGATGACATTTGTACTGTATGAACAAAAGTCACTTTCATTCTTCACGGATGCATTATTGAATTAATTTTCTCTTCTGTGAACCAGGAAGTGAATCATGAGGTTTACAACTTCCTGGCTAGCGCTGGGGCTAAATATGGTGTTGGCTTTTGGAAACCTGGCTCTGGTATCATCCATCAGGTACTGGACATAAAACTTTGACTCCTTGTCAACCAGTATGGGTTTGGTTTTGGATGCTTGGTCCATGACTATTgttatgcatatattatattatattatattatattatattatattatattatattatattatattatattattatttatggtacagtagtattattgcaaaataatatatatatttttaatataatttaaataattaaaaactcaaTAAGG
This region of Cyprinus carpio isolate SPL01 chromosome B12, ASM1834038v1, whole genome shotgun sequence genomic DNA includes:
- the phf5a gene encoding PHD finger-like domain-containing protein 5A, with protein sequence MAKHHPDLIFCRKQAGVAIGRLCEKCDGKCVICDSYVRPCTLVRICDECNYGSYQGRCVICGGPGVSDAYYCKECTIQEKDRDGCPKIVNLGSSKTDLFYERKKYGFKKR